Part of the Solanum pennellii chromosome 10, SPENNV200 genome is shown below.
AATTTTACGAATGTAcggttcatattattcattcctTCCTTAATTCTGAATCTCCATTTCTTGAATAAATAagttttttgtaattttaaattatatttctactAAAAAAGGGTTAAACTTAAAACACTTCTTCAAATCTTTATTATGGAGTCTATAATTATACACCCTTTCATTAAATCGTAAGGACTTATTTCAATTTCGACTCTTATCTTATGGAAGGAATAATTTTAGGCAAAAGTATTCGTTATCCTCCTGAACTTgaagtttttttatttggtgtacacctaaactatattttattttaattacccCCTCAAACTTGTTTATTCCACCATTGCGTACATCGTTTGTCCACTGTTCCTATTGTGACTACACGCGCGCGTCAGCTGGCAAAAGTGGTGATGATGTGAATTTCCACCTGAATATATAATAGCCACctagataaattaaaatgacaaaaaataaatatcatatttatggTTCCACTACAAGCACAAGGTCATTTAAACCAACTCCTCCACCTCTCTTGCCTCATCTCAGCCTATCACCTCCCACTCCACCTCGGTCAAGCAAAAAACCGCATTCATGGTTGAAATCTACTCTCCACCTCCACTGTCAAATTCGATGAATTCTTAATCCTAAATTATGAAACCCCAACTCCAAATTCATACGTTTTCTGATGAACAAATTAAGGAATTAGCAAATACGTTGGAGAaaagtgataaaaaaattatatgggtAATGAAGTAAGGTTCAAGTTCATGGGTAATGAATActtttatcaatattaaaaaaaatggagattTACGTTTTTTTACTGTTTTAGCTTTATGAGATGGCAAAAAATCACTCCCTCACGTGCCTAGTAGAGTGTGATTTCAATTTCTACGCAAGTTGGACTAAAAAAATTACATCATTGAATGAATAAACAAGTTCAAgagattcaaataaaataaaatttagatatacACCGaataaaaaacttcaaatttaagGGAACAACAAATACCTTTGCCAATAATTTTGAAGTATGCaccttttttctttatattgctaCAGCCTACAAGAATTTAGCTGTCATATGAAGATTgaagataataaaaaagaatccaaagatATTGGCCCCATTGAGAAAATTATTGTTGTCTTTATCCCTTCAACATTAAGCAAAATGCCACTATTTCGATGCAAAACACATGTTACTTAACCATTCATTTATTTTCGATTcgattttatcataattttataaTGGTTAGTAAAACCACCTTCTGCTTTTGCTTTCTAAATCGTAAGAGTAGCAAAACTAAGGAGGAAGGATCGTCGAATTCAAAATCAAGTCGAAAAAGTAGAGATATCAATGCTGATTATAACCGTGCCGATGGTAGTAGCCACGGCGGAGCCACCTCCAATACTGGTGGCAACGATGCCGGAGCAGCGGCAGTTGCGTTCGTAGCCACCTCACATCTAACTGACATGGATGGTGGTGCGGATGGTAGTTCTCACGGTGGAGGTGGCGGCGGCGGCGGTGGCGGTGATGGCGGAGGCGGAGGAGGAGAATGAGATCTGAAAGGGATGAGGTTTTTTTCAGATTGATTTTCTGTGGTTTGATTATTGTGTGTGCGCGAGTTGTTCTATCTTTATGCatattatattatgtgtatttCTATCTGATTTGTATATTTCACgtatcttttaatttaataatctgGTTGGATAGTGCATGTTACTCATTAGCAACTTTTGTCATTATTGATCTCAAAACATCATGCTACTTTGATAGACCATTCGAATGATTGAATTGATGACTTCTTCGATCTTTTCAACTGAACCTAACGGAGTTCACTTTGAGGGCCATTTCTACTCATAGCAAAGCCTTTGAAATCCGCTTTATTGTTCAAGTAAATCGTTCATGTTAGATTGACTTCCTTTTTTTAGGTGATAGCTAAACTTTGCTATAAAAATCGATCAACAGAACATAATAGAAGGTAATTATAACTAAACTAGAGCGTTcaaattagttatatatttcaTCAAACTCTTTAACTCTTAAATAATACTAAAAGACGAGACCTTTTTTAATTCCAAAATCAAGAACAGGCAAGAACGAATTCAGAAAAAcgaacaaaatttatatattcaatatatgtCATTGATCCAGAATATTTTGTTTGTAATATGACTTCATGCTTATAAGTGTGAGTTGAGAAAATTGATGTGGAGCACTTTACTTAAGAAATCAGGATTAGGCATGGCGCCTGTGAAGAAAGATCTATGTAACATACTTGTAAGTTTATGTGTAAGTACGtataattttacattaaaatgTAGTGGtggttattaatttattttccaaCTAATTAATTAGGGAAAATGAAGCGGttaaataagtatatattaGTAGTTAATTCGTCagcatatttataatttattaattactattcGCAATTAATAATTCCAATCAGCCGCTTTTTTagtttgtataatataatttgtataacttttgtataatataatttgcgTAACTGTTTAAAGTTCAGATGTTTGTGCTtgtataaattcattatttcgAATTTATATCAAACATAAATACAAATCAATTAATACTAACCAGCTCGTACAAGCACGAATGAAAATAACTCAATTACGCATACATACTTGGGAATCATACAAAATGAGGTCCGCTATAGTAGCTTAAAGTAGAGTTACAATCcgtaaatatacaaaatataggTAAGGGgcttaattaagtttattatagtGACTATTTGCAAAATATCCTCAATTAACCAGacatattatataaatacatcatTTAACCTGAACCTCAAATGACTTCTATGCTTTTTAACCTGACCTCAAATGACTTCTATGCTTTTCAACTTTATGTGAGCATAAATGaccatttaaattttgtataaaattaaacaagtatacAGATGCATCATATACGGAATAATATACGTGGAATGTCATGTAAAATATTGCGTATGATGCAAGTTATCACGTAGAATATTAAGTAGAATATGTACACCTACTTATTCAActatatacaaaatttttgAGTATTAATCTATATacacttaaaattaaaattgttaaataagTCCAAACTAAAAAGTGTTTATTGTATTATAATATTGACATCATAATGTGGGGCGGTAGGATTGGGTCACCCCACTTCCGGCTAACAAATGTCATGTagttatttcatattaattatatagTAGNCATTTAGCTCAGAAAATTTGTTTAATGTTGGGCCCGTACTTGTACGGGTCATCCCTACCTAGTACTATATAGAAGTGGCTTCAAGCAAGCTGATGCTCGTCGACATGCTTGCATGTCCACATAAGGGCTATTTgagtattttaatattaataggCTACCTTTATGATTGTTGTACCAAAGTAATGATGTTAGTGTACCATTCTGTTGTTGGACCAAAAAACCAgctaatattttcttaattctttatGTGTCCCCCCAAAAGATGAATGCACTCGCTGACTTGTAAGCCTAATTGCTGCTTTCTAATGCTGCTACATCTGCCTaacctttttaaatttatttctaatCATAAATCTATACTACAatgatttttattatatttttgataactggcatattatattcatacccaaaaaatatttacaaaatagtACCAGCAGCCTGGACAAGCCGCATCTTCATGTGTTCAGTAAACCTCAGTAAAACCTATAACAAACTAAACTAGGCATATGCAAATCATACAAGATAAGCAGCTAAATTTCTTGGAGTCTATTTCCAATTAACAAAATCTCTCCCACTAATGTATTTATGTAACACCAAATCTTTGATTAATAAGTCAGAGTGAAATGGCCTGTCTTTGAAAACGAATGCAGTTTTGAGCTTGCCACACCATATATACGGCCATAGCAAAGGCATAATTGGTTATCTCGGCTAGTCCACCTCTGTTTCTTGCAAGTAAACTCATCTGCTTTACTTCAGTCCACCAGTCCATGATGTGTCTACGAAAACCCAACCAATTCAATACACGAATCCATATGCTACCAAAGAATAAATGATCAAAAGTCTTTGTATGTTGTCCACGGCACAATCAGGTGGTATATTGATGCCGAACTTCTGCATCCTCTCAATTGTTGCAAGTCTTCTCTGGATGGCTATCTAGAGGATGAATTTGTGCCTAGGATGAATTCTTGATTGCAACGTTAACTGTTTCCAGGTTACTCTAGGATGGTTAGGAATCAGTAAAATATACATCTTatgaattgaaaatttatctcTCATTTGTGCTTGTTTCAGTTGTTGTTTTAGTGTTCTAATTTGATTTGCAGTTTCTCTGTAGCCTCCAACACCTTTCTCACTACCCAAGAAGCATTCTTGGGAATTCTGATATGGCTAATGTCTCCTTTATTTATGTAGTAACTATGAACCCATTGGACCCACAAACAAGCCTTCTTCCTATCTATATCCCATAGTAGTTTTTAGACTGCAAATGCCCAGATTCATAACATTGAGTCCACCTGCAGCCTGGTAGGCAGATAGTTTGTAATATCTCGTAATTCGATATAACTAGgaataagcaaaaaaaaactaagaataTTAACTTTAGGAAAGAAAGGGGAAGATCTGGAAATTTTCTAAGTTCAAGAAGTGAGTTtcggtcattttcaaatggccataaaTTCTAGCTTAGGAGGAGTAAGAGGTAGATATGGGTATGGTTAAAAATCTCTTGGAAAGATCTTTTCAATGACGCCAAGTTTGCACAATTTCAATATTGTATGGGAGAGATATCACTTTCAGAAGTTTGGGTTGTTGAAGTAAAGAAAGTCCAATCCGAATTTAAGGAAGGACAAACTAGTCTTTTTACCCActtatttcctaattcattttaagggtgTAATTGGGATAAAATTAAGTTTTAGTTCAGATTAGAAAAGTTCTTTTACGCTTAGAGTttgagagaaaagagaagagaagaaggagaaaaagaaagatcaaGATTTCGCCAAGAACGCCAAGGGATTTCAAGTGGAATTCGTCGAGGGTGATatttattaaggtatgtgagCTCTTTCGTGTTGGGTAAATCATCCGCACATCAATCTTGTTTCAATTCAGAAGTTTAGAAGTTGACTCATGATTAGAAGTGAGTACTTAATAATCACGTCAAATCTCTTTTAGGTTGAGTTGATTGCACGCCCATTGATGTTGGTTAGTAGTTTTCGATGTTGTTTTTGAGTTATATGGGCATTGAAGTATTGATGATCCTAGGGGTTTGGGGATGAAACCATAGAGGTTTAGACGATTTAGGTCCATAGAAC
Proteins encoded:
- the LOC107001599 gene encoding putative glycine-rich cell wall structural protein 1, with translation MVSKTTFCFCFLNRKSSKTKEEGSSNSKSSRKSRDINADYNRADGSSHGGATSNTGGNDAGAAAVAFVATSHLTDMDGGADGSSHGGGGGGGGGGDGGGGGGE